The following coding sequences lie in one Cyanobacterium sp. Dongsha4 genomic window:
- a CDS encoding MASE1 domain-containing protein — translation MPSPDHFLYIESSENNFLPRQSPPAGWKYIVVAIAYFVTAILSDYFTTYPETGSTPIWIAGGVGVGLICIWGDSLWWALLIGILGAEIFIYQSWLGIPELILTFTITAISTLGKLFAVYLIRLSVGSYQFICHIESTIKFIAYGCFLSHLPVAVLCSLIICLLGKAPWELYFDISFTWWLSDSFGILVFTPLIIAWNNYFSGFLVKINHRYWQTIIIVALTIIIIYYVSIGYNVEYLFIPLLVWTVFQFQELGGTLLTFIITISLAVTTIKGNSSFSQDNIRSSLLFLQSFIACIAITTLVLSAVLNEKNQTEKDLASANEDLRATNLQLKNLTKQQREDRLQREKILVEYNKALKTQLNLAQAKEKAESVAKAKSEFLANMSHEIRTPMNGVIGMAQLLSLTHLNEEQKTYVHTIIDSGETLLTIINDILDFSKIESGNLQLEERPFAFREIIKTIVNLLSPQAEKNNIQISCFIAPQIPSNLLGDSIRFRQILLNLMGNSIKFTQVGRINVYAEIKNVYSQQEWQEYEIMIRVEDTGVGIECDRLSYLFKPFSQADNSITRKYGGTGLGLAISKTLINLMGGTIWVESNGNIGGFPPENWFYHRPEKQPGSTFYFTFRAKEVLKCYLTSKNSSFIVEDLDNIKPSNLKILLAEDNLVNQKVTLSFLKKLGYSADIAKNGLEVLNKIENNNYDIILMDVQMPEMDGLTTTKKIRKMSIKQPFIIALTANALDQDQQMCLFAGMNDYIRKPVKIDELNQAILKIKS, via the coding sequence ATGCCTTCCCCCGATCATTTTTTGTATATTGAATCTTCAGAGAATAACTTTTTGCCTCGGCAATCTCCTCCTGCTGGTTGGAAATATATTGTAGTTGCGATCGCATATTTTGTCACAGCGATACTTTCAGATTACTTTACTACTTATCCAGAAACAGGTTCAACCCCCATTTGGATTGCGGGGGGAGTAGGAGTAGGTTTGATATGTATTTGGGGAGATTCTTTGTGGTGGGCTTTATTAATAGGTATTTTAGGGGCAGAAATATTTATTTATCAAAGTTGGTTAGGCATTCCTGAGCTAATTTTAACTTTCACTATTACGGCAATTTCCACTTTAGGTAAGTTATTTGCAGTTTATTTAATTCGATTATCCGTTGGTAGCTATCAATTCATTTGTCATATAGAAAGTACCATTAAGTTTATTGCCTATGGTTGTTTTCTGAGTCATTTACCAGTAGCAGTATTATGTTCATTAATAATTTGTTTATTAGGAAAAGCACCTTGGGAATTGTATTTCGACATAAGTTTTACATGGTGGTTAAGTGATAGTTTCGGTATCTTAGTTTTTACCCCTTTAATTATTGCTTGGAATAACTATTTCTCTGGCTTCTTGGTGAAAATTAATCATCGTTACTGGCAAACAATCATCATTGTCGCTTTAACTATCATTATTATTTACTACGTTTCTATTGGCTATAACGTTGAATATTTATTTATACCGTTACTGGTGTGGACGGTTTTTCAGTTTCAGGAATTAGGTGGAACACTACTAACTTTTATTATTACCATTAGTTTAGCAGTAACAACTATCAAGGGTAATAGTTCTTTTTCCCAAGATAATATTAGAAGTTCTTTACTTTTTTTACAATCTTTTATTGCCTGTATTGCTATTACAACTTTAGTCTTGAGTGCTGTATTAAATGAAAAAAATCAAACGGAAAAAGACTTAGCTTCCGCAAATGAAGACTTGAGAGCAACAAATTTACAGTTAAAAAATTTAACCAAACAACAAAGGGAAGATAGACTACAAAGAGAAAAAATTTTAGTGGAATATAATAAAGCCTTAAAAACTCAGCTAAACTTGGCACAGGCAAAAGAAAAAGCAGAAAGTGTGGCTAAAGCTAAAAGTGAATTTCTCGCAAACATGAGTCATGAAATTCGCACTCCGATGAATGGGGTAATCGGTATGGCACAATTATTATCTCTTACTCACCTTAATGAAGAGCAAAAAACTTATGTTCATACTATTATCGATAGTGGGGAAACTTTGCTAACTATCATTAATGACATTCTTGATTTTTCCAAAATTGAATCAGGTAATTTACAATTAGAAGAACGCCCCTTTGCTTTTCGGGAAATTATCAAAACTATTGTTAATCTACTTTCTCCCCAAGCAGAAAAAAATAACATCCAAATTTCTTGCTTTATTGCCCCACAAATTCCCTCTAACTTATTGGGGGATAGTATTCGTTTCAGGCAAATACTACTTAATTTAATGGGTAATAGTATTAAGTTTACTCAGGTTGGTCGCATTAATGTCTATGCAGAGATAAAAAACGTTTATAGTCAACAGGAATGGCAAGAATATGAAATAATGATCAGAGTGGAAGATACTGGAGTTGGCATAGAATGCGATCGCCTTTCTTATTTATTTAAACCATTTTCCCAAGCAGATAATTCCATTACCCGTAAGTATGGTGGCACAGGTTTAGGGTTAGCTATTAGCAAAACTTTAATTAACCTCATGGGAGGCACAATTTGGGTTGAAAGTAACGGAAATATCGGTGGTTTTCCTCCAGAAAACTGGTTTTATCACCGTCCAGAAAAACAACCCGGATCAACATTTTATTTTACATTTAGGGCAAAAGAAGTTCTTAAATGTTATTTAACCTCAAAAAATTCGTCTTTTATTGTCGAAGATTTAGACAATATCAAACCATCAAATCTCAAGATTCTTTTAGCAGAAGATAACCTCGTTAATCAAAAAGTTACTCTTTCCTTCTTAAAAAAACTGGGATATAGTGCAGACATTGCCAAAAATGGACTAGAAGTCTTAAACAAAATTGAAAACAATAATTACGACATCATCTTAATGGATGTACAAATGCCCGAAATGGATGGTTTAACCACCACCAAAAAAATTAGAAAAATGTCCATCAAACAACCTTTTATTATCGCTTTAACTGCCAACGCTTTAGATCAAGATCAACAAATGTGTTTATTTGCAGGAATGAATGATTATATTCGCAAACCAGTGAAAATAGATGAACTTAATCAAGCTATTTTGAAAATTAAGAGTTAA
- the lpdA gene encoding dihydrolipoyl dehydrogenase gives MSKSFDYDLIIIGAGVGGHGAALHAVKCGLKTAIVEAGDMGGTCVNRGCIPSKALLAASGKVRELRETEHLQSMGVTVGGVSFDRGAIASHAGDLVSKIQSDLTNSLTRLKVDIIRGWGKVAESQKVIVIGDDGSEKVITAKDIMLCPGSVPFVPRGVEVDGKTVYTSDQAVKLESLPQWIAIIGSGYIGLEFADVYTALGSEITMIEAMDQLMPTFDPDIAKIAERVLINSRDIETYTGVFATKITPGNPVKIELTDAKTKEIVDVLEVDACLVATGRIPATKNLGLENLGIETERGFIPVNDKMQVLKDGKVVPHLWAVGDANGKMMLAHAASGQGIIAVENMCGRDKTIDYRSIPAAAFTHPEISYVGLNEPQAKELGKKVGFEVATARTYFKGNSKALAEKETDGIAKIIFRKDTGELLGVHIIGIHASDLIQEAANAIASRQTVHELAFNVHAHPTLSEVLDEAYKRAS, from the coding sequence ATGAGTAAGTCTTTTGATTATGATTTAATTATTATAGGTGCTGGTGTAGGAGGTCATGGTGCCGCTTTACACGCTGTTAAATGTGGTTTGAAAACTGCCATTGTTGAAGCAGGAGACATGGGTGGTACTTGTGTCAATCGTGGCTGTATCCCTTCTAAAGCCCTTTTAGCCGCTTCTGGTAAGGTAAGAGAGTTAAGAGAAACTGAACATTTACAGTCTATGGGCGTTACTGTTGGCGGTGTTAGTTTTGACAGAGGTGCGATCGCATCTCATGCGGGGGATTTAGTTAGTAAAATTCAATCAGACTTAACTAATAGCTTAACCCGTTTAAAAGTAGATATTATCAGAGGTTGGGGTAAAGTAGCTGAATCTCAGAAAGTAATTGTTATTGGTGATGATGGTTCAGAGAAAGTCATCACAGCGAAAGATATTATGTTATGTCCGGGTTCAGTGCCTTTTGTGCCTAGAGGGGTAGAAGTGGATGGTAAAACCGTTTATACTAGCGACCAAGCAGTAAAATTAGAGTCTTTACCCCAGTGGATTGCCATTATCGGTAGTGGTTATATTGGTTTAGAATTTGCTGATGTTTATACAGCTTTAGGCTCAGAAATTACTATGATTGAAGCGATGGATCAATTAATGCCTACCTTTGATCCTGATATTGCTAAAATTGCCGAAAGAGTATTAATTAATAGTCGTGACATCGAAACCTATACGGGCGTATTTGCCACCAAAATCACCCCCGGAAATCCTGTAAAAATAGAATTAACAGACGCTAAAACCAAAGAAATAGTTGATGTATTGGAAGTTGACGCTTGTTTAGTCGCTACAGGGCGTATTCCTGCCACCAAAAACCTCGGTTTAGAAAATCTGGGTATTGAAACCGAAAGAGGTTTTATCCCCGTCAACGATAAAATGCAGGTTTTAAAAGATGGTAAAGTCGTACCCCATTTATGGGCAGTAGGCGACGCTAATGGTAAAATGATGTTAGCCCATGCCGCATCAGGACAAGGTATCATTGCCGTAGAAAATATGTGCGGTAGAGACAAAACCATTGATTATCGTAGTATCCCCGCCGCCGCTTTTACCCATCCTGAAATTAGTTACGTGGGCTTAAATGAGCCACAAGCCAAGGAATTAGGCAAAAAGGTCGGTTTTGAGGTAGCTACCGCTAGAACCTACTTTAAGGGCAATTCCAAAGCCTTAGCAGAGAAAGAAACAGATGGGATCGCTAAAATTATTTTCCGCAAAGATACAGGGGAGTTACTCGGAGTCCATATTATTGGTATTCATGCCTCGGATTTAATTCAAGAAGCGGCAAATGCGATCGCATCTCGTCAAACCGTTCATGAATTAGCCTTTAATGTCCATGCTCATCCTACTTTATCCGAAGTATTAGACGAGGCTTATAAAAGAGCAAGTTAA
- a CDS encoding mechanosensitive ion channel, with the protein MFDNSLLNPSFRTINFLAQIENSMKTFSLDGTLGENLIIIAKALLILVIGLIFASVFKGQVKKWLHRTEIDNKIAAWITSDEDSSSLPIEQWIGEIIGWIISLFVIVAFLNALDLEVVSQPLNTLLQEIAQFLPRIGGAVLLLVLAWALATVVKILVVNALGKLEVDKRLNQQIQGDDSETETIALSETIGNALYWFIYLLFLPALLSILKLEGTLRPLEELVNEVVGILPNVFAAVIIGAIGWVIAQIIKKVVINLLVASGINQIGEKFGLGRKENSQSLAQIVGSVVYVLVLIPIAITALDALQIDAISTPATEMLNQVLNILPKLFAAIVIIGLAYVAGQYLSELITNLLTTVGFNNIFIWLGVTQESPQAEETEEAENGIQTTAQQTPSQIVGVIVLVAVMLVASLTAVDILEIDALRSVVAFILVISGQILAGLLVFAIGLYFANLVFRLIANSGTNQANFLAQTARIAIIVMVSAMALERIGIAPNIVNLAFGLLTGGIAVAIALAFGLGGREVAGKVLEDWVNNFKK; encoded by the coding sequence ATGTTTGACAATTCTTTATTAAATCCGTCTTTTAGGACGATTAATTTTCTTGCTCAGATTGAAAACTCAATGAAAACTTTTTCCCTAGATGGAACTTTGGGGGAGAATTTGATTATAATCGCAAAAGCCTTATTAATTTTGGTGATAGGTTTAATTTTTGCCAGTGTTTTTAAGGGACAAGTGAAAAAATGGCTACATAGGACTGAAATCGACAATAAAATTGCCGCTTGGATTACTAGCGATGAAGATTCTTCTTCTTTACCGATTGAACAATGGATTGGAGAAATCATCGGCTGGATTATCAGTTTATTTGTTATTGTTGCCTTTCTCAACGCCTTAGATTTAGAAGTTGTTTCCCAACCGTTAAATACTCTATTACAGGAAATAGCCCAATTTTTACCTCGTATAGGAGGTGCAGTATTACTACTTGTATTGGCTTGGGCATTAGCAACAGTGGTCAAAATTTTAGTTGTCAATGCTTTAGGCAAACTAGAAGTAGATAAACGCCTTAATCAACAAATACAGGGGGATGATTCAGAAACAGAAACTATTGCCTTAAGTGAAACTATTGGTAATGCTCTTTACTGGTTTATTTACCTTTTATTTTTACCTGCTCTATTAAGTATTTTAAAATTAGAGGGTACTTTACGCCCTTTAGAAGAATTAGTTAATGAAGTTGTTGGTATTTTACCCAATGTTTTTGCGGCGGTAATTATTGGGGCGATTGGTTGGGTAATTGCACAAATCATTAAAAAGGTTGTGATTAATCTATTAGTGGCTAGTGGTATAAATCAAATCGGAGAGAAATTTGGTTTAGGGAGAAAGGAAAATAGTCAATCTTTGGCTCAAATAGTTGGTTCTGTGGTGTATGTGTTAGTCTTAATACCTATTGCCATAACTGCCCTTGATGCTCTGCAAATCGATGCCATTTCTACTCCTGCCACAGAAATGCTCAATCAGGTATTAAATATATTACCAAAACTTTTTGCTGCGATCGTGATTATTGGTTTGGCTTATGTAGCAGGGCAATATTTATCTGAATTAATCACAAATCTTTTAACCACTGTCGGATTTAATAATATTTTCATTTGGCTTGGAGTAACTCAAGAAAGTCCTCAAGCAGAGGAAACAGAAGAAGCAGAAAATGGCATTCAAACAACTGCCCAACAAACACCTTCTCAAATTGTAGGAGTTATCGTCTTAGTGGCAGTGATGTTAGTTGCATCTTTAACAGCAGTTGACATTTTGGAAATAGATGCCCTTAGAAGTGTTGTGGCTTTTATTCTTGTTATTTCAGGACAAATTTTAGCAGGGTTGCTGGTTTTTGCCATTGGCTTATACTTTGCTAATTTAGTATTCCGATTAATTGCTAACTCTGGTACTAATCAAGCGAATTTCTTAGCCCAAACGGCTCGTATTGCCATTATTGTCATGGTTTCGGCTATGGCTTTAGAAAGAATCGGCATTGCCCCAAATATTGTTAATCTCGCTTTTGGCTTACTAACAGGAGGTATTGCAGTTGCGATCGCACTTGCTTTTGGTTTAGGAGGCAGAGAAGTGGCTGGAAAGGTTTTAGAGGATTGGGTGAATAATTTTAAAAAGTAG
- a CDS encoding MinD/ParA family protein yields the protein MAKIISIHSYRGGTGKSNLTANIASIVASQGNRVGIVDTDIQSPGVHILFGVNEKKLEYTLNDFLWGQCPIEKVACDVTHVLQENAHKDSKIYLLPSSMKINDISRILREGFDIELLFDGFQSLVEKLKLDYLFIDTHPGLNEETLLSLTFSDIVFVVLRPDKQDFQGTAVTVEVAQKLKVPQIFLIINKALAAYNFMKMSEQIESTYGLPVVGILPESKDVIKLASNGIFSLKYEDHPITETIKEIAKTVMIK from the coding sequence ATGGCTAAAATAATTTCAATTCATTCTTACAGAGGTGGTACTGGAAAATCAAATCTTACCGCTAATATTGCCAGTATTGTCGCAAGTCAAGGAAATAGAGTCGGAATAGTGGATACTGATATTCAATCTCCGGGGGTACATATTCTTTTCGGGGTTAATGAGAAAAAACTAGAATATACTCTTAATGATTTTCTTTGGGGTCAGTGTCCCATAGAAAAAGTCGCTTGTGATGTAACCCATGTTCTGCAAGAAAACGCCCATAAAGACAGTAAAATATATCTACTTCCTTCCAGCATGAAAATCAATGATATTTCTCGTATTCTCAGAGAAGGATTTGATATTGAGTTGTTATTTGATGGTTTTCAAAGCCTAGTAGAAAAATTAAAACTAGACTATTTATTTATTGACACTCACCCCGGCTTAAACGAAGAAACTCTTTTATCTCTCACATTTTCTGATATTGTCTTTGTGGTTTTACGTCCCGATAAACAGGACTTTCAGGGAACTGCGGTAACAGTAGAAGTTGCACAAAAACTCAAAGTACCCCAAATATTTTTAATTATTAATAAAGCATTAGCGGCATATAACTTCATGAAAATGTCAGAACAAATAGAAAGTACCTATGGTCTTCCTGTAGTGGGAATTTTGCCAGAATCAAAAGATGTGATTAAACTTGCTAGTAATGGTATTTTTTCGTTGAAATATGAAGATCATCCCATTACAGAAACTATTAAAGAAATTGCCAAAACAGTAATGATTAAATAG
- a CDS encoding TolC family protein yields the protein MKKFLMIYISKNKVFGSGSFYLLILTFVNITTLFISQKSLLANEPSLTMGDNKKEEITPFIDSKYQAIDTQEFNFSEYEKLFLSQNTSEVENSIPPDLRVNPNPLDLPTTPQEVETVTIPLSLEDAIAVAKGNSQQLKIAKINLEKSQAVLDEAKAALFPTLSAAVTASRREEASQGLSTDASEQDTKNQIAQLESSIPAIENQLDQIDSVLEQLNPADPTVIPTIVSLLIERNNVEQSLLSAQSSLESSREALRDIKNYAGTFIDGTVSLNYNIYSPGRQATINSASEQVLINQLEVQRIENELVLNVTLAYYDLQQADQEVKINQNDVTNRQIRLEGLQLQLEAQLATRVDLLNAQVELDNSIQNLRNSQTVQQTSRRNLARLLNLPPTVTPSASDAIAMSDLWEYSLQESIIMAYKNRVELQQKLAQRKSFEAQREIALAQVRPTLALFANYQMLQSYTDDPRINVLVDGSFSTGYAFGLQLNWNFFDGGAANARARQADADIARTDQEYSQEADSIRFQVERAYLQLPSQVENIDTARQAVNRAQEAVEAAQIRFSAGVTTQTEVLDAQTRLVQAQNNLLNAVLGYNRAKAELQRAVKN from the coding sequence ATGAAAAAATTTCTAATGATTTATATTTCTAAAAATAAAGTTTTTGGAAGTGGCAGTTTTTATCTTCTGATATTAACTTTTGTTAACATAACTACTCTGTTTATCTCTCAAAAATCTTTATTAGCAAATGAGCCTTCTTTAACAATGGGAGACAATAAAAAAGAAGAAATAACACCTTTTATTGATAGTAAATATCAAGCTATTGATACACAAGAATTTAATTTCTCTGAATATGAAAAATTATTCTTAAGTCAAAATACTTCAGAGGTTGAAAATAGTATTCCTCCAGACTTACGAGTGAATCCAAATCCTTTAGATTTACCGACAACTCCCCAAGAAGTGGAAACCGTTACTATTCCTTTATCTTTAGAAGATGCGATCGCAGTTGCAAAAGGAAATAGTCAACAGTTAAAAATAGCCAAAATCAACTTAGAGAAAAGTCAAGCCGTCTTAGACGAAGCGAAAGCGGCTCTGTTTCCCACTCTTTCGGCGGCGGTTACTGCTTCCCGTCGAGAGGAGGCTTCTCAAGGTTTATCTACGGATGCGAGTGAACAAGACACAAAAAACCAAATAGCACAGTTAGAGTCTTCTATTCCTGCCATTGAAAATCAACTTGATCAGATTGATAGTGTATTAGAACAATTGAACCCTGCCGATCCCACTGTCATACCAACAATCGTTTCCTTATTGATAGAAAGAAATAATGTTGAACAAAGTCTTCTAAGCGCTCAAAGTTCTTTAGAAAGCAGTAGGGAAGCCCTAAGAGACATCAAAAATTATGCAGGTACTTTCATTGATGGCACTGTGAGCTTAAACTATAATATCTATTCTCCGGGTCGTCAAGCAACTATCAATTCCGCCTCGGAACAAGTTTTAATCAACCAGTTAGAAGTACAAAGAATTGAAAATGAATTGGTTTTAAATGTCACCTTAGCTTATTATGACCTTCAACAAGCAGATCAAGAGGTAAAAATTAACCAAAATGACGTAACCAACCGACAAATTAGATTAGAAGGCTTACAGTTGCAATTAGAAGCCCAGTTAGCCACCCGTGTGGATTTACTCAATGCCCAAGTTGAACTCGATAACTCCATACAAAACTTAAGAAATTCCCAAACCGTTCAACAAACCTCACGGCGTAATTTAGCTCGTTTATTGAATTTACCCCCTACTGTGACCCCCTCTGCCTCAGATGCGATCGCAATGAGTGATTTGTGGGAATACTCCCTACAAGAAAGCATCATCATGGCATATAAAAACCGAGTTGAACTACAACAAAAATTAGCCCAACGAAAAAGTTTTGAAGCCCAGAGAGAAATTGCCCTAGCACAAGTTAGACCAACTTTAGCCTTGTTTGCTAACTATCAAATGCTACAATCTTATACCGATGACCCCAGAATCAATGTCTTAGTAGATGGTAGTTTTTCCACAGGATATGCTTTTGGTTTACAGTTAAATTGGAACTTTTTTGACGGTGGTGCGGCCAACGCAAGAGCGAGACAAGCCGACGCAGACATTGCCAGAACAGATCAAGAATACTCTCAAGAAGCTGATTCCATACGTTTTCAGGTAGAACGAGCATACCTACAATTACCCTCCCAAGTGGAAAATATTGACACAGCAAGACAAGCTGTTAATCGGGCTCAAGAAGCAGTCGAAGCGGCTCAAATTCGATTCAGTGCTGGTGTTACCACTCAAACAGAAGTTTTAGATGCTCAAACCCGTCTGGTTCAAGCTCAAAATAATTTACTCAATGCCGTATTAGGTTACAACAGAGCTAAAGCAGAACTACAAAGAGCTGTTAAAAATTAA
- a CDS encoding DUF7005 family protein, which yields MDKIQSRYKTLTKFKLNESEIEELLTYNENKFKQNSNINDFISFPLKSEPHVKIWQNYKTLADKIGTNNSLTFPLVQLKFPVQEGMSQNEQYLRAVRKGECEENFRFEGGLQLTDPDNLQLEIKDTLAGAIPVIIAPNRQDFELLIQAITKKNEPATIPPSMGACIIGGYNNWDRIKQYRLEWEKNNPNHCTQEDWNQEFKRLIPQKSLYQDRFIILSQGFYSNVSATQLGLTEQQWQKLSLTIRLEHECTHYFTRRVLNYMGNNLLDELIADYQGIVAALGYFRADWFLHFIGLESFPDYRQGGRLENYRGVPPLSDQAFKILQNLVKTAAENLEKFHNKYFDSTPTEEESISLLMALTTLTLEELASNDFETLVQESINYQKKFFKIE from the coding sequence ATGGATAAAATACAATCACGTTATAAAACCTTAACCAAATTTAAACTAAATGAATCCGAAATTGAAGAATTATTGACTTATAACGAAAATAAGTTCAAACAAAATAGTAATATCAATGATTTTATTTCTTTCCCACTAAAATCAGAACCTCACGTAAAAATTTGGCAAAATTATAAAACTTTAGCTGATAAAATTGGTACTAATAATAGCTTAACTTTTCCATTAGTTCAACTGAAATTTCCCGTGCAAGAGGGAATGAGTCAAAACGAACAGTATCTTCGAGCAGTGCGCAAGGGGGAATGTGAAGAAAACTTCCGATTTGAGGGGGGATTACAATTAACAGACCCAGATAATTTACAACTGGAGATTAAAGACACTCTTGCAGGAGCAATACCTGTTATTATTGCCCCTAATCGTCAAGACTTTGAGCTTTTAATTCAAGCCATCACCAAAAAAAATGAACCCGCCACCATTCCCCCATCCATGGGAGCTTGTATAATTGGAGGTTATAACAATTGGGATCGAATCAAACAATATCGCCTTGAATGGGAAAAGAATAATCCTAACCATTGCACTCAAGAAGACTGGAATCAAGAATTTAAAAGATTAATCCCCCAAAAATCCTTATATCAAGACCGTTTTATTATTCTTAGTCAAGGCTTTTACAGTAATGTTAGTGCTACTCAACTAGGGTTAACAGAACAACAATGGCAAAAACTATCTCTTACTATTCGTTTAGAGCATGAGTGTACCCATTATTTCACCCGTAGAGTGCTTAACTATATGGGCAATAACTTATTAGATGAGCTTATTGCTGATTATCAAGGAATTGTAGCGGCTTTGGGGTATTTTCGGGCTGATTGGTTTCTCCATTTTATTGGTTTGGAATCTTTCCCAGATTATCGTCAAGGAGGAAGACTAGAAAACTATCGGGGTGTCCCACCTTTATCAGATCAAGCATTTAAAATACTTCAGAATTTAGTAAAAACTGCCGCAGAAAATTTAGAGAAATTTCATAACAAATACTTTGACTCTACTCCCACAGAAGAAGAAAGTATTTCCTTACTAATGGCTTTAACAACTTTAACATTAGAAGAATTGGCTTCTAACGATTTCGAGACTCTTGTTCAAGAATCTATAAATTATCAAAAAAAATTCTTTAAGATTGAGTAA